The following proteins come from a genomic window of Malus sylvestris chromosome 4, drMalSylv7.2, whole genome shotgun sequence:
- the LOC126617684 gene encoding vesicle-associated protein 1-1-like encodes MSTGELLSIEPLELKFPFELKKQISCSLQLSNKTDSYVAFKVKTTNPKKYCVRPNTGIVLPRSTCDVIVTMQAQKEAPPDMQCKDKFLLQSIKTNDGATMKDITPQVFNKEAGHEVEECKLRVLYVSPPHPPSQVPEGSEEGSSPRVSATENGNVNGFEFSNAAKAFTELEPQERSAEARSLILKLTEEKNKAIQHSNRLRQELELLKRQGNKSRGGVSILFVIVIGLIGLLLGYLMKKS; translated from the exons ATGAGCACCGGCGAACTTCTCAGCATCGAGCCTCTGGAGCTCAAGTTCCCCT TCGAATTGAAGAAGCAGATCTCCTGTTCGCTCCAGCTCTCGAATAAGACCGATAGCTATGTCGCTTTCAAG GTCAAAACTACGAACCCCAAGAAGTATTGTGTTCGTCCGAACACCGGAATTGTCTTGCCTCGATCCACATGTGATGTTATAG TTACAATGCAAGCCCAAAAAGAGGCTCCTCCGGACATGCAATGTAAGGACAAGTTCCTCCTCCAGAGTATAAAAACTAACGATGGTGCAACTATGAAGGATATTACTCCTCAAGTG TTCAATAAAGAGGCGGGACATGAAGTTGAAGAGTGCAAATTGAGAGTGCTATATGTTTCTCCACCTCATCCGCCTTCTCAGGTTCCAGAAGGGTCAGAAGAAGGGTCTTCACCAAGGGTTTCTGCTACTGAGAATGGAAACGTGAATGGTTTTGAGTTTTCCAAT GCTGCAAAAGCATTTACTGAGCTTGAACCTCAGGAGAGATCTGCAGAG GCAAGATCACTTATTTTGAAACTGACGGAGGAAAAGAATAAAGCAATTCAACATAGTAACAGGCTTCGTCAAGAGCTG GAGCTATTGAAGCGTCAAGGGAACAAAAGTCGTGGTGGCGTTTCGATCCTTTTTGTCATTGTTATTGGCTTGATTGGATTACTTTTGGGTTATCTTATGAAGAAGTCGTAA